A section of the bacterium genome encodes:
- a CDS encoding NAD-dependent epimerase/dehydratase family protein — protein MSAKVLVTGANGFTGSYLCKHLLQRGYHVRGLVRKASDLALLKELEVEMAYGNFADADSANDLRAAMKGVETVYHIAAAYRTEGVPNKYFWQVNVEGTRHLLQAAVRSNVRRFVHCSTVGVQGDIKNPPATEEAPYAPGDVYQESKLEGEKLARRFFEEHRLPGVVVRPVGIYGPGDRRFLKIFKFVNNGRFRMFGSGEVLYHMTYVEDLAAGITLAGEKPEALSQVFTIGGSEYTSLNELVERIARALEVPAPHKHFPVWPVWMAGWLCELVCKPLRIEPPIYRRRVDFFVKDRAFDISKARRLLGYQPQVNLDTGLKITADWYRANGLLN, from the coding sequence ATGTCAGCAAAAGTGCTGGTCACCGGTGCCAACGGCTTCACCGGCAGTTACCTGTGTAAACACCTTCTGCAGCGCGGTTATCACGTGCGCGGCTTGGTGCGCAAAGCGAGCGACCTTGCGCTGCTCAAAGAGCTCGAGGTCGAGATGGCGTATGGCAACTTTGCCGACGCCGACAGCGCGAATGACTTGCGTGCCGCCATGAAGGGCGTCGAGACGGTTTATCACATTGCCGCCGCCTATCGCACCGAGGGCGTGCCCAACAAGTATTTTTGGCAGGTGAATGTGGAAGGCACCCGCCATTTGCTGCAGGCGGCGGTGCGCTCCAATGTTCGGCGATTTGTGCACTGCAGCACGGTCGGCGTGCAGGGAGACATCAAGAACCCGCCGGCGACCGAAGAAGCGCCCTATGCGCCGGGCGACGTTTATCAAGAATCCAAACTCGAGGGCGAGAAGCTGGCGCGGCGTTTCTTCGAAGAACACCGCCTGCCTGGCGTGGTCGTGCGGCCGGTCGGCATTTACGGCCCCGGCGACCGGCGCTTTCTCAAGATCTTCAAGTTTGTGAACAACGGCAGATTCCGCATGTTCGGCAGCGGCGAAGTGTTGTATCACATGACCTACGTCGAAGATTTGGCGGCCGGCATCACGCTGGCCGGTGAGAAACCGGAAGCGCTCAGCCAGGTGTTTACCATCGGCGGCAGTGAGTACACCAGCTTGAACGAGTTGGTCGAGCGTATTGCCCGCGCGCTGGAGGTGCCGGCGCCGCACAAGCATTTTCCGGTGTGGCCGGTCTGGATGGCCGGATGGCTGTGTGAGCTGGTCTGCAAACCCCTTCGCATCGAGCCCCCCATTTACCGCCGGCGCGTCGATTTCTTCGTGAAGGATCGCGCCTTCGACATTTCCAAAGCCCGCCGGCTGCTGGGATACCAACCGCAGGTCAACCTGGACACCGGGCTGAAGATTACCGCCGATTGGTATCGCGCCAACGGCCTGCTAAATTAG
- a CDS encoding class I SAM-dependent methyltransferase — protein sequence MTDLLTAPTARNKTAVRPPAKTARNRELLQAIAAYWNAHIHDLAVAKHPPGTAGFFRDLDEYRFDKLRYLPEVVNFNGYRDRRILEVGCGLGIDLLRFAKGGALVTGVDLAQQSIDLARKNFQLNGAAGEFYVMDGEALEFENDSFDVVYAHGVLQYTAEAAAMVQELHRVLKPGGEAIMMVYNRLSWLNAMSKIMKVDLEHEDAPVLNKYSIAEFKALLAPFARVRLVPERFPVASRLHKGWKAVLYNGLFVPGFNLMPTFLVRPLGWHLMAFCRK from the coding sequence ATGACCGATCTTCTCACCGCCCCAACGGCACGCAACAAAACCGCCGTGCGCCCGCCGGCGAAAACGGCCCGCAACCGCGAATTGCTGCAGGCCATCGCCGCCTACTGGAATGCCCATATTCACGATCTTGCCGTGGCCAAGCATCCGCCCGGCACCGCTGGCTTCTTTCGGGACTTGGATGAGTACCGTTTCGACAAGCTGCGCTATCTGCCCGAGGTGGTGAATTTCAACGGCTATCGCGACCGGCGGATTTTGGAAGTGGGCTGCGGCCTCGGCATTGATCTGCTGCGCTTTGCCAAAGGCGGCGCACTCGTCACCGGCGTGGACCTGGCGCAACAATCCATCGACCTGGCGCGGAAAAACTTCCAGCTCAACGGTGCGGCCGGCGAGTTTTACGTGATGGACGGCGAGGCGCTGGAGTTTGAGAACGACTCGTTCGACGTGGTTTATGCCCACGGCGTGCTGCAATACACCGCGGAGGCCGCGGCCATGGTGCAGGAGCTGCACCGCGTCCTCAAGCCGGGCGGCGAGGCCATCATGATGGTCTACAATCGCCTCTCCTGGCTGAACGCCATGTCGAAAATCATGAAGGTCGATCTCGAGCATGAAGATGCGCCCGTGTTGAACAAATATTCGATCGCCGAATTCAAAGCCCTGCTCGCACCATTTGCCCGCGTGCGCCTGGTGCCGGAGCGCTTTCCGGTGGCAAGCCGGCTGCACAAAGGCTGGAAGGCGGTGCTCTACAACGGCCTCTTCGTGCCGGGCTTCAATCTCATGCCCACGTTTCTGGTGCGGCCACTGGGCTGGCACCTGATGGCGTTCTGCCGCAAATGA
- a CDS encoding radical SAM protein, translating into MLKQVKHLQNLLRFAKGEHEPIIGPIKAAWEVDYMCNARCRTCECWQAAPDARVLSTAEGMDLIKQLAENGVMNLCFTGGEPLLRKDIFELIACAKGHHLSTALMSNGLLINDRRAKKLIDAGLDLIYISLDGSTPELNDSLRGIKGYFELASQAIENLKALRSNARPKIYVAFTMNKANLYDLENMARFVKARALEGLSFQPALHLPKVRYRVDEELALGPGDAATLQTMVDRVLKMYGELLPMNRDYYRQFAAFAEQPHRLWQQHSIAGFAFASIDPWGNIYPDPLETELMGNIREQRFEEIWYGRRAREVRGRIARQEVPAGFFECVVPLTLAVQRMSPLRLHRALKPIFTTAEHF; encoded by the coding sequence ATGCTCAAACAGGTCAAACATCTCCAAAATCTCCTGCGCTTCGCCAAAGGCGAGCACGAGCCGATCATCGGCCCGATCAAGGCGGCGTGGGAAGTCGACTACATGTGCAACGCCAGATGCCGCACCTGCGAGTGCTGGCAGGCGGCGCCCGATGCGCGTGTGTTGTCAACCGCCGAGGGCATGGACTTGATCAAGCAGCTCGCGGAAAACGGCGTGATGAACCTGTGCTTTACCGGCGGCGAGCCGCTGTTGCGCAAGGACATTTTCGAGCTGATCGCCTGCGCCAAGGGCCACCACCTGTCGACCGCCTTGATGTCCAACGGCTTGTTGATCAACGACCGCCGCGCCAAGAAGCTGATCGACGCCGGCCTGGATTTGATCTACATTTCGCTCGACGGCAGCACGCCAGAACTCAACGATTCGTTGCGCGGCATCAAGGGCTATTTCGAGCTGGCCAGCCAGGCGATCGAGAATCTCAAGGCGCTGCGCAGCAACGCCCGCCCCAAGATCTACGTCGCCTTCACCATGAACAAGGCCAATTTGTACGATCTCGAAAACATGGCGCGCTTCGTGAAAGCGCGCGCGCTCGAGGGCCTGTCCTTCCAGCCCGCGTTGCATCTGCCCAAAGTGCGCTATCGCGTCGACGAGGAGCTGGCGCTCGGCCCGGGTGACGCCGCGACGCTGCAAACCATGGTGGATCGTGTGCTCAAAATGTACGGCGAACTTCTGCCGATGAATCGCGACTACTATCGCCAGTTTGCCGCCTTCGCCGAGCAGCCGCACCGCCTCTGGCAGCAGCACAGCATCGCGGGCTTTGCCTTCGCCAGCATCGATCCCTGGGGCAACATTTATCCGGATCCGCTGGAAACCGAGCTGATGGGCAACATTCGCGAACAGCGCTTCGAAGAGATTTGGTATGGCCGCCGCGCCCGTGAAGTGCGCGGCCGCATCGCGCGCCAGGAAGTGCCGGCCGGCTTCTTCGAATGCGTGGTGCCGTTGACTTTGGCGGTGCAGCGCATGTCGCCGTTGCGCCTGCATCGGGCGCTGAAGCCGATCTTCACCACGGCCGAGCATTTCTAA
- the asnB gene encoding asparagine synthase (glutamine-hydrolyzing), with the protein MTFSPSAAIAPEELRRMNDAIFHRGPDEEGFYHHEQIGMAMRRLSIIDLSSGQQPISNEDGTLWIVFNGEIYNYLELRAELERRGHRFKTRSDTEAIVHAYEEYGVECPSKLNGMFGFAIWDTRRRSLFLSRDRLGKKPLYYYAGRDRFIFASEMKSILQAQGVPRRISPEALDLYLTYEYVPAPHTILADLKKLPAGHSLLIKADGKTELRRYWDLHFRENGYHSAELQQGLVELLQDAVKIRLMSEVPLGAFLSGGIDSSCIVALMARAMDQPVKTFSIGFEEGSYNELHYAREIARHYRTDHKEFILRPNALELTEKLVRHLDEPLGDFSIFPTYLVSKMAREHVTVVLSGDGGDELFAGYDAYRADRMYRAYRRLPAFVRHGLVSPAAKLLPPTEKKKGACNKIKRFVEGTQYPEDLQHVRWMIFLAAQEKRLLYGEALRAVDMQHGAHDFMRHHFQHADSQDEINRQLYVDIKTYLCDDIMVKVDRMSMAASLEARAPFLDYRVVEYAATIPSALKLRGKQTKWILKQAMAELLPPQIIKRGKEGFSIPIKNWLKQELRPLMLDVLSPARLKRDGFFDAAYVRRLVDEHLRGVENHSHRLWALTVFGIWHDHYLS; encoded by the coding sequence ATGACCTTTTCGCCGTCCGCTGCGATCGCGCCGGAAGAATTGCGCCGGATGAACGACGCCATTTTTCACCGCGGCCCGGATGAAGAAGGCTTCTATCACCACGAGCAGATCGGCATGGCCATGCGCCGCCTCAGCATCATCGACTTGTCCAGCGGCCAGCAGCCGATCAGCAACGAAGACGGCACGCTCTGGATCGTCTTCAACGGCGAGATCTACAACTATCTCGAACTGCGCGCCGAGCTGGAACGCCGCGGCCACCGCTTCAAAACCAGGTCCGACACCGAAGCGATCGTGCATGCCTACGAGGAATATGGCGTGGAGTGCCCATCCAAACTCAACGGCATGTTCGGCTTTGCCATCTGGGACACGCGCCGGCGCTCGCTGTTTCTCTCGCGCGACCGCCTGGGCAAAAAGCCGCTGTACTACTACGCCGGGCGCGATCGGTTCATCTTTGCTTCCGAAATGAAAAGCATTCTGCAGGCGCAGGGCGTGCCGCGCCGGATTTCGCCGGAGGCATTGGATCTCTATCTCACCTATGAATATGTGCCTGCGCCGCACACCATCCTTGCCGACCTCAAGAAACTGCCCGCCGGGCATTCGCTCTTGATCAAGGCCGACGGCAAAACCGAGCTGCGCCGCTATTGGGATCTGCATTTTCGCGAGAACGGCTATCATTCCGCCGAACTGCAACAGGGCTTGGTGGAACTGCTGCAGGATGCCGTGAAGATCCGCTTGATGAGCGAAGTGCCGCTCGGCGCGTTTCTCTCCGGCGGCATCGACTCGAGCTGCATCGTGGCGCTGATGGCGCGCGCCATGGATCAGCCGGTCAAGACGTTCTCCATCGGCTTCGAAGAGGGCAGCTACAACGAGCTGCATTATGCCCGCGAGATTGCGCGCCATTACCGCACCGATCACAAAGAATTCATCCTGCGGCCCAATGCCCTGGAGTTGACCGAAAAACTCGTTCGCCACCTGGATGAGCCACTCGGCGATTTTTCGATCTTTCCCACTTATCTCGTTTCGAAAATGGCGCGTGAGCATGTGACCGTGGTGCTGAGCGGCGACGGCGGCGACGAGTTGTTTGCCGGCTATGATGCCTATCGCGCCGATCGCATGTATCGCGCCTATCGCCGGCTGCCGGCCTTCGTACGCCACGGCCTGGTGTCGCCCGCCGCCAAGCTGCTGCCGCCGACGGAGAAAAAGAAGGGCGCCTGCAACAAGATCAAGCGCTTCGTCGAAGGCACGCAGTATCCCGAGGATTTGCAACACGTGCGCTGGATGATTTTTCTGGCGGCGCAGGAGAAGCGCCTGCTCTACGGCGAGGCGCTGCGCGCGGTCGATATGCAGCACGGCGCGCACGATTTCATGCGCCATCATTTTCAACATGCCGATTCGCAGGACGAGATCAACCGCCAGCTTTATGTTGACATCAAAACGTATCTCTGCGACGACATCATGGTGAAGGTCGACCGTATGAGCATGGCCGCTTCACTGGAGGCGCGCGCACCCTTCCTGGATTATCGCGTGGTCGAGTATGCCGCCACCATCCCCAGCGCGCTCAAGCTGCGCGGCAAGCAAACCAAGTGGATCCTCAAGCAGGCCATGGCCGAGCTGTTGCCGCCGCAGATCATCAAACGCGGCAAGGAAGGGTTCAGCATTCCCATCAAGAACTGGCTCAAGCAGGAACTGCGGCCGCTGATGCTCGACGTGCTGTCGCCGGCGCGGCTGAAGCGCGACGGCTTCTTCGATGCGGCTTATGTGCGACGGCTGGTCGATGAGCATCTGCGCGGCGTGGAAAATCACAGTCATCGTTTGTGGGCGCTCACCGTGTTCGGTATCTGGCACGACCATTATTTGAGTTGA
- a CDS encoding glycosyltransferase family 4 protein, producing the protein MYVLMIAPQPFFQPRGTPFSVLHRLHALSRLGHKIDLVTYHLGQNVEIENVQIQRAAAVKFIKEIAIGPSVPKLLLDVLVYRRALALLQQNRYDLLHTHEEAGFMGIRLSRRYGLPHLYDMHSSLPQQLSNFKYSQNPLLVRTFERLEAATINSAQAVITICPELYHYVRERFPGKFNKLIENVADNSEVFAAPVEAHELKQRYRLNGETVVLYTGTLEPYQGLELLIASSPRVVKEQPQTRFLVVGGKPEQVRDNQEKARQLGVSDKFIFTGQRPPEEIPQFMRLAQVLVSPRLEGNNTPLKIYSYLRSGVPIVATNHLTHTQVLNSEVAVLTDCKPEAFAGGLLRVLRDRQFGEALGRKARALAEQEYSYAAYLRKTAEVYDYLQSHSSRQPS; encoded by the coding sequence ATGTATGTCTTGATGATTGCGCCCCAGCCCTTTTTTCAGCCCCGCGGCACGCCGTTCAGCGTTCTGCATCGTTTGCACGCCCTCTCCCGTTTGGGCCACAAGATCGACCTGGTCACCTATCACCTCGGCCAGAATGTCGAGATTGAAAACGTGCAGATTCAACGCGCCGCGGCGGTGAAGTTCATCAAAGAAATTGCCATTGGGCCTTCCGTGCCCAAGCTGCTCCTGGATGTTCTTGTCTATCGCCGCGCCCTCGCGCTGTTGCAGCAGAACCGCTATGATTTGCTGCACACCCACGAGGAAGCCGGTTTCATGGGCATTCGCCTGAGCCGACGATACGGCCTGCCCCATCTTTATGACATGCATTCCAGCCTGCCGCAGCAATTATCGAATTTCAAATACAGCCAAAACCCCCTGCTGGTGCGCACCTTCGAGCGGCTGGAAGCCGCCACCATCAACAGCGCCCAGGCGGTGATCACCATTTGCCCGGAGCTTTATCACTACGTGCGCGAGCGCTTCCCCGGCAAGTTCAACAAGCTCATCGAAAACGTTGCCGACAACAGCGAAGTGTTTGCCGCGCCGGTCGAAGCGCACGAGCTCAAGCAACGTTACCGCCTCAATGGTGAGACGGTGGTGTTGTACACCGGCACACTCGAACCCTATCAAGGCTTGGAATTGCTGATTGCCTCCAGCCCGCGGGTGGTGAAGGAACAGCCGCAAACCCGTTTTCTCGTGGTGGGCGGCAAGCCGGAGCAAGTGCGCGACAATCAGGAGAAGGCCAGACAGTTGGGGGTGAGCGACAAATTCATTTTCACCGGCCAGCGGCCGCCGGAGGAAATCCCGCAGTTCATGCGCTTGGCGCAGGTGCTGGTTTCGCCGCGGCTGGAAGGCAACAATACGCCGCTCAAGATTTACTCCTATCTGCGTTCCGGCGTGCCGATCGTCGCCACCAATCATCTCACCCACACGCAGGTTTTGAACTCGGAGGTGGCGGTGCTGACCGACTGCAAACCCGAGGCGTTCGCCGGCGGCCTGTTGCGCGTGTTGCGTGACCGGCAATTCGGTGAGGCGCTCGGTCGCAAAGCGCGCGCGCTCGCCGAGCAGGAATACAGCTACGCGGCTTATTTGCGCAAGACTGCGGAGGTCTACGATTATCTCCAATCGCATTCCTCCAGGCAGCCGTCGTGA
- a CDS encoding UDP-glucose/GDP-mannose dehydrogenase family protein has product MHICMIGTGYVGLVTGTCFAEFGNEVVCVDNDQTKITKLQAGEIPIYEPGLDALVAQNVKAGRLSFTTDLKRAVENALVIFIAVGTPPAEDGSADLRYVEAVAKDIARFMNGYKVIVNKSTVPVGAGKWIKKVIQANQPSPIHFSVVSNPEFLREGSAIEDFMRPNRVVIGTEDSEAMAIMKDLYSPLYLIETPIVMTNLASAELTKYAANAFLATKVSFINEVANVCERVGADVHDVAKGMGLDNRIGTKFLHAGPGYGGSCFPKDTRALLAIAQQHDYRFQIVEAAVRVNEQQRRIMVQKIKQATGSVKGKTIAVLGLSFKPNTDDMREAPAVDIIRTLLEEGAVVRAYDPVAVAEARKVLPQVAYGKDAYEIMEGADALVFITEWNQFRSLDLDKVKALLRTPLVIDLRNIYEPHKMTDKGIKYFSVGR; this is encoded by the coding sequence ATGCACATCTGCATGATCGGCACGGGCTACGTCGGTCTGGTGACCGGTACCTGCTTTGCCGAATTCGGCAATGAAGTGGTCTGCGTCGACAACGATCAAACGAAAATCACCAAGCTGCAAGCCGGCGAGATACCGATCTATGAACCCGGCCTGGACGCGCTGGTGGCGCAGAACGTGAAGGCCGGCCGGCTTTCCTTCACCACGGATTTGAAGCGCGCGGTGGAGAACGCCCTGGTCATCTTCATTGCCGTCGGCACGCCGCCGGCCGAAGACGGCTCCGCCGACTTGCGTTACGTCGAGGCGGTGGCCAAAGACATCGCCCGTTTCATGAATGGCTACAAAGTCATCGTCAACAAGAGCACCGTGCCGGTGGGCGCCGGCAAATGGATCAAGAAAGTGATCCAGGCGAACCAACCCTCGCCCATTCATTTTTCCGTGGTTTCCAATCCCGAGTTCTTGCGGGAAGGCTCGGCCATCGAGGACTTCATGCGGCCCAACCGGGTGGTCATCGGCACGGAAGACAGCGAGGCCATGGCGATCATGAAAGATCTGTATTCGCCGCTTTACTTGATCGAAACCCCGATCGTGATGACCAATCTCGCCAGCGCCGAGTTGACCAAGTACGCCGCCAACGCTTTCCTGGCCACCAAGGTGAGCTTCATCAATGAAGTCGCCAATGTGTGCGAGCGGGTGGGCGCGGACGTGCATGACGTGGCCAAAGGCATGGGATTGGACAACCGCATCGGCACCAAGTTTTTGCATGCCGGCCCGGGCTATGGCGGCTCCTGCTTTCCCAAAGATACACGCGCCTTGCTCGCCATCGCGCAGCAGCATGACTACCGGTTTCAAATCGTCGAGGCCGCGGTGCGGGTGAACGAGCAGCAGCGCCGCATCATGGTGCAGAAGATCAAACAGGCGACCGGCAGCGTGAAGGGCAAAACCATCGCCGTGCTGGGACTTTCGTTCAAGCCCAACACCGACGACATGCGCGAAGCGCCGGCGGTGGACATCATCCGCACCCTGCTCGAAGAGGGTGCCGTGGTTCGTGCCTACGATCCCGTGGCCGTCGCCGAGGCCCGCAAGGTGCTGCCCCAGGTGGCCTACGGCAAAGACGCTTATGAAATCATGGAAGGCGCGGACGCGCTGGTTTTCATCACCGAATGGAATCAATTCCGCAGCCTCGACCTGGACAAGGTCAAGGCTTTGTTGCGCACGCCGCTGGTGATCGACCTGCGCAACATCTATGAGCCGCACAAAATGACCGACAAAGGCATCAAGTACTTCAGCGTCGGCCGTTGA
- a CDS encoding sugar transferase, translated as MVREKQAFLSNLVRMIDAGVILFAFIISYFVSFHLREAYNLGEMAFAVSPDLEGLFYFTHKNRVLIGFCLLIWIATLTFIGAYRDFRTKTLARSIWQIFIAGVATLLMVGTPIFAFQLFLTSRLFIATFWAIAVILLLFERYLLNQFLDYIHSRGYNHINLLIVGTGKRAREFIRTVKSHSSWGLSIVGLIDDEHGMFGKEIEGYRVLGRLQDIPFIIHRKVIDRVIFVVPRLWLNRIDDAILACEREGIPTSISMDLYNLRIATVRQTDFSGFPLLEFETFSAQAWQLFVKRVLDVVLALVLILLLSPVFVLIALAIKLTSRGPVLFKQARCGMNGRTFTLYKFRSMIANAEMRKRELEKMNEMDGPVFKIKRDPRITTVGRILRKSSLDELPQLFNVLMGDMSFVGPRPPLAVEVELYKQWQRRRLSLKPGLTCIWQVSGRNHIGFEKWMEMDMEYIDNWSLWLDFKIMAKTVFVVLFGYGAS; from the coding sequence ATGGTTCGGGAGAAACAGGCGTTTCTCAGCAATCTGGTCAGGATGATTGACGCGGGCGTGATTCTGTTCGCGTTCATCATTTCCTATTTTGTCAGCTTTCACCTGCGTGAGGCCTATAATCTCGGTGAAATGGCTTTCGCCGTATCGCCCGATTTGGAGGGGTTGTTCTATTTCACGCACAAGAACCGCGTGCTCATCGGGTTTTGCCTGCTGATTTGGATCGCCACGCTCACCTTCATCGGCGCTTACCGTGATTTTCGCACCAAGACGCTGGCGCGCAGCATCTGGCAGATTTTCATCGCCGGCGTGGCCACGCTGTTGATGGTCGGCACCCCCATTTTCGCCTTCCAGTTGTTTCTCACCAGCCGTCTGTTCATCGCCACCTTTTGGGCCATTGCCGTCATCCTGCTGCTGTTCGAGCGTTATCTGCTCAACCAGTTCCTCGATTACATCCACAGCCGCGGCTACAATCACATCAATCTGTTGATCGTGGGCACCGGCAAGCGCGCGCGTGAGTTCATCCGCACCGTGAAGTCGCATTCCTCCTGGGGGCTTAGTATCGTCGGCCTGATCGACGACGAGCACGGCATGTTCGGCAAGGAGATCGAAGGCTATCGCGTGCTCGGCCGGCTGCAGGATATTCCTTTCATCATTCATCGCAAAGTCATCGACCGGGTGATCTTCGTGGTGCCGCGGCTGTGGCTCAACCGCATCGATGACGCCATTCTCGCCTGCGAACGTGAGGGCATTCCCACCAGCATTTCGATGGATCTCTACAACCTGCGTATCGCCACGGTGCGGCAGACCGACTTCAGCGGCTTTCCCTTGCTGGAGTTCGAGACCTTCAGCGCGCAGGCCTGGCAGTTGTTCGTGAAGCGCGTGCTGGACGTGGTGCTGGCACTGGTGTTGATTCTGCTGCTGTCGCCGGTGTTCGTGCTGATCGCGCTGGCCATCAAGCTCACCTCGCGCGGTCCGGTGCTGTTCAAACAAGCCCGGTGCGGCATGAACGGCCGGACCTTCACGCTCTACAAATTCCGCTCCATGATCGCCAACGCCGAGATGCGTAAACGCGAGCTGGAAAAGATGAATGAGATGGACGGCCCGGTGTTCAAGATCAAACGTGATCCCCGCATCACCACGGTGGGCCGCATTCTGCGCAAATCGTCGCTCGATGAGCTGCCGCAATTGTTCAACGTGCTGATGGGCGACATGAGCTTTGTCGGGCCGCGGCCGCCGCTCGCGGTCGAGGTCGAGTTGTACAAACAGTGGCAACGCCGCCGGCTTTCGCTGAAACCGGGATTGACCTGCATCTGGCAGGTGAGCGGCCGCAATCACATCGGCTTCGAGAAGTGGATGGAGATGGACATGGAGTATATCGACAACTGGTCGCTCTGGCTGGATTTCAAGATCATGGCCAAGACCGTGTTCGTCGTCCTGTTCGGTTACGGCGCGAGCTGA